A genome region from Fusarium musae strain F31 chromosome 5, whole genome shotgun sequence includes the following:
- a CDS encoding hypothetical protein (EggNog:ENOG41): MATQLIALPAVERVSPTVIRILGGNPGKFTLQGTNTYLLGTGRRRLLIDTGEGRNAWISSIRETLQQENATIDTALITHWHHDHTGGIKDLLSISPQTRIFKHTPEEGQHGIKHGQRFQVDGATLTAAYTPGHTKDHMVFVLEEEDAMFTADNVLGQGTAVFEDMITYLRSLEEMRPLFKGRAYPGHGPVIENGPAKIAEYIAHRKQREDQVIQTLKTGPGEVETQESALWSAWTATDLVEVIYKEVPQNLHPAARGGVLQILGKLESEGRVVHDGDEWKLLVDGRASL, translated from the coding sequence ATGGCAACTCAACTCATTGCTCTGCCAGCTGTAGAGCGTGTCAGTCCTACCGTCATCCGCATTCTGGGCGGCAATCCGGGCAAATTCACTCTTCAAGGCACAAACACATATCTTCTCGGTACAGGTCGTCGCCGGCTTCTCATTGACACTGGCGAGGGCCGTAACGCCTGGATCTCGTCAATCCGCGAGACTTTACAGCAGGAGAATGCGACTATAGATACCGCGCTGATCACGCACTGGCATCATGATCATACTGGTGGTATCAAAGATCTCTTGAGCATCTCACCACAGACGAGGATCTTCAAGCACACTCCGGAGGAAGGGCAGCATGGAATCAAGCACGGGCAGCGCTTCCAAGTCGACGGCGCTACGTTGACAGCAGCGTATACGCCAGGACACACAAAGGATCATATGGTGTTCGTtctcgaggaagaggatgcaaTGTTCACAGCCGACAACGTCCTCGGTCAAGGGACTGCGGTATTTGAGGACATGATCACGTATCTACGAAGCCTAGAAGAAATGAGACCTCTGTTCAAAGGCCGAGCATACCCTGGACATGGGCCGGTGATTGAAAATGGACCAGCAAAGATTGCTGAGTACATCGCACATCGAAAACAACGGGAGGATCAGGTCATTCAGACGTTGAAAACGGGACCTGGCGAAGTGGAAACTCAAGAATCTGCATTGTGGTCGGCATGGACGGCGACAGATTTGGTCGAGGTGATTTACAAAGAAGTGCCTCAGAATCTGCACCCAGCAGCTCGTGGCGGTGTTTTGCAGATACTGGGAAAGCTGGAGAGCGAAGGTCGCGTAGTTCATGATGGTGACGAATGGAAGCTGCTGGTAGATGGGCGGGCGTCTCTATGA
- a CDS encoding hypothetical protein (EggNog:ENOG41~MEROPS:MER0002476~BUSCO:EOG09261I8J): MSGRPTTPASPKNIKVKSPVPGSPMFGCEHVQLLLSKNQEVMNSSITHYKLILRNIFDATPIVPQTSTQEGRPVTTLTSNYLCLQCPMTVSEEDRLKHGTKKQHRFYVDSRSGCLYCQMCDDFVWDPTLEELRVRKIGTGSFSGRKRKHNELFSDSMKDDPRYITNNTTTASCRANGLRGIYNAGATCYQNVVLQSFLHNPLLRNFYLSDGHQSNDCQVSHCLSCAMDDMFQDFYALENTNGYTAANILSGFWISEKKAFENLVTTKEQDAHEFFQFLAEELHERNGDGKKPEIGSEHSCNCIMHQTFYGKMQTTTTCQNCSGQSNSIQSFLDLSLGLENVVQKKSKRTGQKKPSLTLQDCLDEEYIKYDKCEYRCNNCNGTQQAKRHTSIKRLPNVLSIQLKRFEYRHGRHDRAASKVDNEVKFPLQLNMLPYTNRVRNHESRESLELERSCTYDLLSVVVHVGEIDTGHYTSYCRVGDQWFKFNDHKVELANLSDVLGAQAYLLFYIIRSLA; this comes from the exons ATGTCTGGGCGACCGACAACCCCGGCCTCACCTAAGAACATCAAGGTGAAGTCTCCGGTCCCCGGATCGCCAATGTTCGGCTGTG AGCATGTACaactccttctcagcaagaacCAAGAGGTCATGAACAGCTCGATCACGCACTACAAGTTGATCCTCCGTAACATCTTCGATGCGACCCCCATCGTCCCCCAAACCTCAACACAAGAGGGCCGACCCGTTACAACCCTTACCTCGAACTACCTCTGCCTACAATGTCCCATGACCGTGTCCGAGGAAGATCGGTTGAAACATGGAACCAAGAAACAACACCGCTTCT ATGTTGACTCTCGGAGCGGTTGCCTGTACTGTCAGATGTGCGACGATTTTGTCTGGGACCCGACTCTCGAGGAGCTTCGAGTGAGAAAGATAGGGACTGGCTCTTTTTCTG GTCGCAAGAGAAAGCACAATGAGCTCTTCTCAGACTCTATGAAGGATGACCCTCGGTATATTACTAACAATACTACAACCGCCTCCTGTCGTGCAAACGGCCTGCGCGGCATCTACAACGCTGGTGCGACCTGCTATCAGAACGTTGTTCTCCAAAGCTTCTTGCACAACCCATTACTCAGGAACTTTTACCTAAGCGATGGTCACCAGAGCAATGATTGCCAGGTCTCTCACTGCCTGAGCTGTGCAATGGACGACATGTTCCAAGACTTTTACGCCCTAGAGAACACCAACGGTTATACTGCTGCCAATATCTTGTCAGGTTTCTGGATCTCCGAGAAGAAGGCATTCGAGAATCTTGTTACCACCAAAGAACAAGACGCTCATGAGTTCTTCCAGTTCTTAGCTGAAGAGCTTCATGAACGGAACGGTGATGGCAAGAAGCCGGAAATCGGCAGCGAACATAGCTGCAATTGTATCATGCATCAGACATTCTACGGCAAGATGCAGACTACGACGACATGCCAGAATTGCTCAGGCCAGAGTAATTCCATCCAGTCGTTCCTTGATCTAAGTCTAGGTCTCGAAAATGTTgtccagaagaagagcaagaggaCTGGTCAGAAGAAGCCCTCTCTAACCTTGCAGGATTGCTTAGACGAAGAATACATCAAGTATGACAAGTGCGAGTATCGGTGCAACAACTGCAACGGGACTCAACAAGCCAAACGACATACCAGCATTAAGCGGCTGCCAAACGTTCTGTCGATACAGCTTAAG CGCTTTGAGTACAGACATGGCCGCCACGATCGTGCCGCGTCAAAAGTCGACAATGAAGTCAAATTCCCTCTTCAGCTCAACATGTTACCGTATACCAACCGTGTTCGCAACCACGAGAGTCGAGAGAGCCTTGAGCTGGAGCGATCATGCACCTATGACCTCCTTAGTGTTGTGGTTCATGTGGGTGAGATCGACACTGGCCATTATACATCATATTGTCGGGTCGGCGACCAG TGGTTCAAGTTTAATGATCACAAAGTCGAGTTGGCGAACTTGTCTGACGTCCTTGGGGCGCAGGCCTATCTCCTTTTCTACATCATTCGCTCGCTGGCCTAG
- a CDS encoding hypothetical protein (EggNog:ENOG41), producing the protein MSFDDEEPILRNIHVTPSYGQGQFTDFGWSGLFRSLSSHALAALAEFHAEKDAHEKTFEKLRTGAAPRAGAGLGVVEPEDEDPVAEDADDQPLSMAAFTEDWNESQFWFLDETAFALADQLLDGASSSSTIGVVSTPSVFIALKNRLNPETDWDAQRFWPIQDRPKLVLFEHDHRFSVFPEFVFYDFQRPLQLPAHLKGSLDSVIIDPPFFSNDCQTKFALTGRWLVKPKSPRVIVCTGERMATIVDKLYRSLGVYATTFEPAHAGLSNHYYCYANFESSTWDWRSDESD; encoded by the exons ATGtcttttgatgatgaagagcccaT TCTACGAAACATCCATGTCACCCCAAGTTACGGGCAGGGCCAGTTTACTGACTTTGGCTGGTCTGGTCTCTTCAGAAGCCTCTCGAGTCACGCCTTGGCCGCGCTGGCCGAGTTCCACGCCGAAAAGGACGCTCATGAAAAGACATTTGAGAAGCTGAGGACCGGCGCCGCTCCgagagccggagccggacTCGGCGTCGTCGAGCCGGAGGACGAGGACCCTGTCGCGGAGGATGCGGACGATCAACCGCTGAGCATGGCGGCCTTCACAGAGGATTGGAACGAATCGCAGTTTTGG TTTCTCGACGAAACAGCCTTTGCTCTGGCCGATCAGCTCCTCGATGGCGCATCGTCAAGCTCGACCATTGGTGTAGTCTCGACACCGAGTGTTTTCATTGCCCTCAAGAACCGTCTT AACCCAGAAACTGACTGGGACGCACAGAGATTCTGGCCTATTCAAGACCGACCTAAGCTGGTCTTGTTCGAACATGACCATCGTTTCAGCGTCTTTCCTGAGTTTGTCTTCTATGACTTCCAGCGACCTCTCCAACTTCCAG CTCATCTGAAGGGCAGTTTGGATAGTGTTATAATTGACCCTCCATTCTTCAGCAATGACTGCCAGACAAAGT TTGCCCTAACAGGCCGCTGGCTCGTCAAGCCAAAGTCGCCTCGTGTGATTGTCTGCACGGGGGAACGAATGGCTACCATTGTTGACAAGCTCTACCGTTCTCTTGGAGTCTATGCAACAACCTTCGAGCCGGCTCACGCGGGTTTAAGTAACCACTATTACTGTTACGCCAATTTCGAGAGTTCAACCTGGGACTGGCGATCTGATGAATCAGATTAG
- the NUO40 gene encoding NADH-ubiquinone oxidoreductase 40 kDa subunit (EggNog:ENOG41), which yields MASPLFAARAARKAAFNVAGKRYLSDISITRTGKPIMRVEGGRKPGHTVTVFGATGQLGRYIVNRLARQGCTVVIPYREEMSKRHLKVTGDLGRVVFIEHDLRNTPSIEASVRHSDAVFNLIGRDYPTKNFSLEDVHVEGTERIVEAVCKYDVDRYIHVSSHSANSQSVSEFYRTKGRAEEVARQLFPETTIVRPAPIFGFEDNLLLKLAGVTNLFTSNNMQEKFYPVHSIDVGAALEKIFYDDTTAGQTFELYGPKKYSMEEISVMVDKEIYKQRRHINVPKAILKPVAEILNKFLWWHTLSADEVEREYLDQVIDPEAKTFKDLGIEPGDIINFTYHYLQGFRSQNFYDLPPATEKEKREEKKYIHVLDEL from the exons ATGGCTTCGCCTCTATTTGCTGCGCGGGCGGCCCGCAAGGCTGCCTTCAATGTCGCCGGCAAGCGATACCTATCCGATATTTCCATTACTCGAACTGGCAAGCCTATCATGCGTGTTGAGGGAGGCCG GAAACCAGGCCATACTGTTACCGTATTTGGCGCAACCGGCCAACTAGGGCGATACATTGTCAACCGACTGG CCCGTCAGGGATGCACTGTCGTTATTCCCTACCGCGAGGAGATGTCTAAGCGTCATCTTAAGGTCACTGGAGATCTTGGCCGTGTTGTCTTCATT GAGCACGACCTTCGAAACACCCCTTCGATCGAGGCGAGCGTCCGACATTCCGATGCCGTTTTCAACTTGATTGGCCGCGACTATCCTACCAA GAACTTCTCTTTGGAGGATGTGCACGTTGAGGGAACTGAGCGAATTGTCGAGGCTGTTTGCAAATACGATGTCGACCGATATATCCACGTTTCCTCCCACAGTGCCAACTCTCAGTCCGTCTCCGAGTTCTACCGAACAAAG GGTCGAGCTGAGGAGGTTGCCCGACAACTTTTCCCTGAGACCACTATTGTCCGACCTGCGCCCATCTTTGGTTTCGAGGACAACCTGCTGCTGAAGCTTGCTGGTGTCACCAACCTCTTCACTTCCAACAACATGCAGGAGAAGTTCTACCCCGTCCAC TCTATCGACGTTGgtgctgctcttgagaagatcttCTATGACGACACAACTGCTGGCCAGACTTTTGAGCTTTACGGACCCAAGAAGTACAGCATGGAGGAGATTTCCGTAATGGTTGACAAGGAGATTTACAAGCAGCGACGACACATCAACGTGCCCAAGGCCATCCTTAAGCCTGTTGCTGAGATCCTAAACAAGTTCCTCTGGTGGCATACTTTGTCAGCCGATGAGGTTGAGCGTGAGTACCTGGATCAGGTCATTGACCCTGAGGCCAAGACCTTTAAGGATCTTGGTATTGAGCCTGGTGACATTATCAACTTCACCTACCACTACCTG CAAGGATTCCGAAGTCAGAACTTCTACGATCTCCCCCCTGCgacagagaaggagaagagggaagagaagaagtacATCCATGTCTTGGATGAGCTGTAA
- a CDS encoding hypothetical protein (BUSCO:EOG092619GP), protein MSRLLSSALSLRRDPRILKLPPYLSFLCIAIGVIWLFLLPLNEYSRRTYISENALLPGQVHTYFGGSEQNIFRAYRHEVDDVVDKNNYEINDRLDKILTGVGLKVGRQNYTYHSAGHEYSGQNLYAILQAPRGDATEAIVLVAAWKNVEEQLNRNGVSLALTLVRYFKRWSLWSKDIILVVPPDSKTGTQAWVDAYHDAHNPDLVAPLPLKSGALQGALAIDYPQEQSFKAVHVIYDGPNGQLPNLDLINSIVNIAGGQMGIGTSIQKMTEHKGTYPDRLQTMLRGMLNQGLGYAAGAHSSFIPYHIDAVTLQPYGEGWHDEMAMGRLVEGSFRSLNNLLEHLHQSFFFYLLMQTDRFVSIGTYLPSAMLIAANFTIMAISLWVKSGQSPATQKPKEKTSTTSVEARQAGRDLFVPLGVVAVCQGLAAVPLYIFNHLPAGLLSPAFAAFSVISAIMPFAISRLLTLVTKPTMQHFQLTKSFSLLVLGMCLSTLATLNFSLAFLIGVLSSPLSFVQPVKNPGLRWSLAGLLNVVSPPTVLYAAAQIWDISIADLLKEASFGWNVWGMYTPVVVWCLWWPAWLVGMVNVFGEVTA, encoded by the exons ATGTCGCGACTACTCT CTTCAGCGCTGTCGCTGCGTCGCGATCCTCGTATTCTAAAGCTCCCCCCTTACTTGTCCTTCCTCTGCATCGCGATCGGTGTAATCTGGCTCTTTCTTCTACCATTAAACGAATATTCGCGTCGAACATACATATCAGAGAATGCCCTGTTGCCAGGTCAAGTGCATACATATTTTGGAGGAAGCGAACAAAACATCTTCCGCGCTTACCGACATGAGGTTGACGATGTAGTCGACAAGAACAACTATGA GATCAACGACAGGCTCGACAAGATTCTCACGGGTGTTGGATTAAAGGTTGGGCGTCAAAATTACACCTACCACTCAGCTGGCCATGAGTACTCGGGACAGAACCTCTACGCAATCCTGCAAGCTCCCCGTGGCGATGCCACTGAGGCAATTGTGTTGGTTGCTGCGTGGAAGAACGTTGAAGAGCAGCTCAACCGCAACGGCGTATCTCTGGCATTGACTTTGGTCCGTTACTTTAAAC GCTGGTCACTCTGGTCCAAGGACATCATTCTTGTTGTTCCTCCCGATAGCAAGACAGGCACGCAAGCTTGGGTTGACGCATACCATGATGCTCATAACCCTGATCTTGTGGCTCCTTTGCCTCTGAAGTCCGGTGCTCTTCAGGGTGCCCTTGCTATCGACTACCCCCAAGAACAAAGCTTCAAGGCTGTTCATGTGATTTACGATGGCCCTAATGGTCAGCTTCCTAATCTTGATCTTATCAACTCAATCGTCAACATTGCTGGTGGCCAGATGGGTATTGGCACTTCTATTCAGAAGATGACAGAGCACAAGGGTACCTACCCTGATCGTTTACAAACCATGCTGCGTGGTATGCTCAACCAAGGTCTCGGATATGCAGCTGGTGCTCACAGCAGCTTCATCCCATATCACATTGATGCCGTGACACTTCAGCCTTACGGTGAAGGATGGCATGATGAGATGGCCATGGGACGCCTGGTTGAGGGGTCGTTCCGAAGTCTGAATAATTTGCTTGAGCATCTGCACCAgagtttcttcttttatCTTCTGATGCAGACCGATCGCTTCGTCAGTATCGGTACTTATCTTCCCAGTGCTATGTTGATTGCTGCCAACTTTACCATCATGGCTATCTCACTCTGGGTGAAGAGCGGTCAATCACCCGCGACGCAAAAGCCTAAGGAGAAGACATCTACCACATCTGTCGAAGCAAGACAAGCCGGACGGGATCTGTTTGTTCCGCTCggtgttgttgctgtctGCCAGGGTCTCGCAGCTGTACCTCTGTACATATTCAACCACCTTCCCGCTGGC TTACTCTCACCCGCCTTTGCTGCATTTTCCGTCATCTCGGCTATCATGCCCTTCGCGATCTCCCGTCTCCTAACGCTTGTCACCAAGCCCACGATGCAGCACTTCCAACTCACCAagtctttctctcttctcgttcttggcaTGTGCCTTTCTACTCTTGCAACTCTCAACTTCTCTCTTGCTTTTCTCATCGGCGTACTCTCAAGCCCTCTCAGCTTTGTACAGCCGGTCAAGAACCCAGGCCTTCGCTGGTCTCTAGCAGGTCTCCTCAATGTCGTGTCACCACCTACAGTGTTGTACGCAGCGGCCCAGATCTGGGACATCAGTATTGCGGACCTGCTGAAGGAGGCCAGCTTCGGCTGGAACGTCTGGGGCATGTATACGCCCGTTGTAGTATGGTGCCTTTGGTGGCCAGCCTGGCTCGTAGGCATGGTCAATGTCTTCGGGGAGGTTACTGCTTGA
- the RBD2 gene encoding putative rhomboid protease (EggNog:ENOG41), with protein sequence MRPRLQNFNALRARSYLTRLPLFTRLIIVAIVALAIASLQSVWNLREWGALIPEEISITNAYRLSTFPLIHLNIIHAVLNLTALTPLMERFENEHGTLTSLALFFGPLTSIPAVMYVLIERYVFHVNHGVLGASMWVFTLLAMESIQTYKTNPHFVVGTVHIPTWTTPLIMCMVVRALVPGTSLLGHLCGIAIGYVAGFGYAKLLAPPEWGLRWVENRLNLLKILPHYVSIDKTTYGRFGVLPTTNRPGPSGSAATELVGTTQRLGP encoded by the exons ATGCGACCCCGTCTCCAGAACTTCAATGCTTTACGAGCCCGATCATATCTAACACGGCTGCCGCTCTTCACACGACTCATAATCGTCGCTATTGTTGCTCTCGCAATCGCATCCCTACAATCAGTATGGAACTTGCGAGAATGGGGCGCCCTCATCCCTGAAGAGATTAGCATTACAAATG CATATCGATTATCGACATTCCCGTTAATACATCTTAACATTATCCATGCTGTCCTTAACCTCACGGCGCTTACTCCTTTAATGGAGCGTTTCGAGAACGAACATGGCACCTTAACATCCCTTGCTCTGTTCTTTGGAC CCTTGACATCGATACCGGCTGTCATGTACGTTTTGATCGAGCGATATGTGTTCCACGTAAACCATGGCGTTCTGGGAGCGAG CATGTGGGTATTTACTCTACTGGCGATGGAGTCTATTCAAACCTACAAAACCAACCCTCATTTCGTCGTCGGTACTGTCCATATTCCAACGTGGACTACCCCCTTAATCATGTGTATGGTTGTGAGGGCATTGGTACCTGGTACTAGTCTTCTTGGCCACCTATGTGGAATTGCAATTGGATACGTTG CTGGCTTCGGGTATGCTAAGCTGCTCGCCCCCCCTGAATGGGGTCTTCGATGGGTCGAGAATCGactcaacctcctcaagatcctcccTCACTATGTCAGCATCGACAAGACAACATATGGCCGATTTGGTGTGTTGCCCACGACCAACCGCCCTGGTCCCAGTGGCAGCGCAGCGACGGAGCTAGTTGGCACAACCCAGCGTCTCGGACCTTGA
- a CDS encoding hypothetical protein (EggNog:ENOG41), translated as MGVTNKKTITKTRRKTRDVDQVKADLMSPKHLKQFMETKAAEDLPGLGRHYCVECSKWFDTDATLVSHQKGKPHKRRVKQIAEGPYTQQEAEAAVGLRTDNGDRKRTFADQDNDVAMDA; from the exons ATGGGTGTCACAAACAAGAAAACAATCACCAAGACAAGGCGCAAGACTCGAGACGTCGACCAGGTCAAAGCCGACCTCATGTCACCCAAGCATTTGAAGCAATTCATGGAGAcgaaggctgctgaggatctTCCCGGCCTTGGGCGTCACTATTGCGTTGAGTGCTCCAAATGGTTTGATACGGATGCTACTCTGGTATCGCATCAAAAGGGAAAGCCTCATAAGAGAAG AGTCAAGCAGATCGCCGAAGGGCCATACACTCAACAGGAGGCTGAAGCTGCCGTCGGCTTGCGAACAGACAACGGCGACCGAAAGCGCACATTTGCCGACCAAGATAATGATGTTGCCATGGACGCCTAA
- a CDS encoding hypothetical protein (EggNog:ENOG41~BUSCO:EOG09265J36), translating to MSTTPLDPSKRSNSRSRTSRPTTPLRPSSRSSFRESARGAGEHDAPFPLNAFEPAFAELSDAMADLEANMMHFQLMHESLARFSESFASFLYGLNMNAFCVDFPEGPVPESFRRDRTQPEQPAVTPSKSEAEAEMTFMTTDTSFVENPPTTTKSSKFTTPEPPKRQSRLPAAPGRGTSSRGRSTRGVGRTRPSGLARARGRGVR from the exons ATGTCGACTACACCTCTGGACCCCAGCAAACGCTCAAATTCTCGTTCCCGAACATCACGACCTACCACCCCGCTGCGACCTTCATCCCGATCATCCTTTCGCGAGTCCGCGCGAGGTGCTGGAGAACACGATGCACCATTTCCGCTGAATGCGTTTGAGCCGGCCTTTGCTGAACTTTCCGATGCCATGGCCGACCTCGAAGCGAATATGATGCACTTTCAGCTTATGCACGAGAGTTTAGCGAGATTCAGTGAATCGTTTGCGAGCTTCCTTTATGGCCTGAACATGAATGCCTTTTGTGTTGATTTCCCAGAG GGACCTGTCCCGGAATCTTTCCGCAGAGACCGGACTCAACCAGAACAACCCGCCGTGACCCCATCAAAATCAGAGGCTGAGGCAGAAATGACATTCAT GACCACCGACACGTCCTTTGTTGAGAATCCTCCCACTACCACCAAGTCTTCCAAATTCACCACACCAGAGCCTCCAAAAAGACAATCACGTCTTCCTGCTGCTCCTGGTCGAGGAACGTCGTCTCGGGGAAGGTCGACTCGCGGTGTTGGACGTACCCGGCCTAGTGGACTGGCCAGAGCGCGTGGTCGTGGTGTTAGGTGA